The Desulfurella sp. genome has a window encoding:
- a CDS encoding PepSY domain-containing protein: MKNTKKLAALALGGLLLATSAAGIATASSQLNGSIKITQDNEANYANLASVNIDQAVASALKAQPGQVIKAGLENEDGYLVWGIEIASNNQIHEVKVDAKNAKILKIEKDQTDSQKEGIEEND, from the coding sequence ATGAAAAACACAAAAAAATTAGCGGCTTTGGCTCTTGGAGGTTTATTACTTGCTACATCTGCAGCAGGTATTGCAACAGCTAGCTCTCAACTAAATGGTTCAATCAAAATTACTCAAGACAATGAGGCCAACTATGCAAACCTAGCTAGTGTTAATATCGATCAAGCTGTTGCAAGTGCACTAAAGGCACAACCAGGTCAAGTCATTAAAGCAGGGTTAGAAAACGAGGATGGCTATTTAGTATGGGGAATAGAAATTGCATCAAACAACCAGATTCATGAAGTTAAAGTTGATGCAAAAAATGCCAAAATTTTAAAAATTGAAAAAGACCAGACAGACTCTCAAAAAGAAGGCATTGAAGAAAACGATTAA
- a CDS encoding SLC13 family permease codes for MHYIPAFLIICVFALSLVKKIGKFTIHIWQIAIIAAFLCIITNQISLKVAFYSINFDVIFFLFGMFCIGVSIEKSGLAKFFTNYTLKYIKNIDSLLLFVILFCAVSSAFLMNDTIAAIVAPIILTFAKTLQVNVKKLLLVSMLAITIGACASPIGSPQNILIVSHMSVNPFLLYSKYLVLPTILNLVLLFLYAKFSFEQKTLYPQNKIVKLNDKNLAVLSIYAIVVLVFLVFLKAFFIEDMPLIYISLIPATIVLLHKKRFTIIKNVDYKTLVFFIGLFILIKAFWNSNILQDYILSSHINLTSTYVIFALTTIASQFVSNVPLVTLYLQVFSSYHLSWQPYLALSVASSIAGNIFLLGAASNIIVAQNLEKYTNQTITSFEFFKYSIIITAINVSVYLAVFAII; via the coding sequence TTGCACTACATACCAGCTTTTTTAATTATTTGTGTATTTGCCTTAAGTTTAGTTAAAAAAATAGGCAAATTTACTATACATATCTGGCAAATTGCAATTATTGCTGCGTTTCTTTGTATTATTACAAATCAAATCAGTTTAAAGGTAGCATTTTATTCAATAAATTTTGATGTAATATTTTTTTTGTTTGGTATGTTTTGTATTGGTGTATCTATAGAAAAAAGTGGCCTTGCAAAGTTTTTTACCAACTATACTTTGAAATATATTAAAAATATTGACAGCTTACTTCTATTTGTAATTTTATTTTGCGCTGTAAGCAGTGCCTTTTTAATGAACGATACCATTGCTGCAATTGTAGCTCCAATTATTCTTACATTTGCAAAAACTTTGCAAGTTAATGTAAAAAAACTACTCCTTGTAAGCATGCTTGCAATAACAATTGGTGCATGCGCAAGCCCCATAGGAAGTCCACAAAATATATTAATTGTAAGCCATATGTCAGTAAATCCATTTCTTTTGTACTCTAAGTACCTTGTTTTGCCAACAATTCTCAATTTAGTTTTGCTTTTTTTGTATGCTAAATTTAGTTTTGAACAAAAAACTCTATACCCGCAAAATAAAATTGTAAAATTAAATGACAAAAATCTTGCTGTGCTTTCAATTTACGCAATTGTTGTTTTGGTATTTTTAGTTTTTTTAAAGGCTTTTTTTATTGAAGATATGCCTTTGATTTATATTTCATTAATACCTGCTACAATTGTCCTTTTACATAAAAAAAGATTTACAATTATAAAGAATGTTGATTATAAAACACTGGTTTTTTTTATTGGACTTTTTATTCTAATAAAAGCTTTCTGGAATTCAAATATTTTACAGGATTACATTTTAAGCTCACATATTAACTTAACCTCAACATATGTCATATTTGCTCTCACAACAATCGCCAGTCAATTTGTTTCAAATGTTCCTCTCGTAACGCTTTATCTGCAGGTTTTTTCATCTTATCATTTAAGCTGGCAACCATATCTTGCTTTATCTGTTGCAAGTTCAATTGCTGGAAATATTTTCTTGCTTGGTGCTGCAAGCAATATTATAGTTGCTCAAAATTTAGAAAAATACACAAATCAAACCATCACTTCTTTTGAGTTTTTTAAATATTCAATAATAATTACCGCTATAAATGTTTCCGTTTATTTAGCTGTTTTTGCGATAATTTAA
- a CDS encoding response regulator transcription factor, producing the protein MRILIVEDEKTLANLIKQGFEEEGFAVDVAYDGEDGLFFAQNNIYDCIVLDIMLPVIDGITILKKLREQNNSTPVIMLTAKDTIKDKVLGLDSGSDDYLTKPFSFEELLSRTKAIIRRRYATSSPIIIIDNLEIDTAKKTVKRANIQIDLSAKEYALLEYLAVNKNKVISRSNIIEHLYNEEFDLDSNIIDVFINRIRNKIDRNFDKKLIHTIRGMGYALKE; encoded by the coding sequence ATGAGAATTTTAATTGTTGAAGATGAAAAAACTCTGGCTAATTTGATAAAACAAGGATTTGAAGAAGAAGGTTTTGCTGTTGATGTAGCATACGACGGTGAAGATGGCCTTTTTTTTGCACAAAACAATATATACGATTGCATAGTACTTGATATTATGCTTCCTGTAATCGATGGAATAACTATTCTAAAAAAACTGAGAGAACAAAACAATTCAACGCCAGTAATTATGCTTACTGCCAAGGATACAATAAAAGATAAAGTGCTTGGTTTAGATAGTGGATCGGATGATTATCTTACAAAACCTTTTTCTTTTGAAGAATTATTGTCTCGCACTAAAGCGATTATAAGGCGCAGGTATGCAACTTCAAGTCCAATAATAATAATTGATAATCTTGAAATTGATACAGCAAAAAAAACTGTCAAAAGGGCAAATATACAAATTGATCTTTCTGCAAAAGAATACGCCCTACTTGAATATTTGGCTGTAAATAAAAATAAAGTTATCAGTCGCTCAAATATAATTGAACATCTATACAATGAAGAATTTGATTTAGATAGCAATATTATAGATGTATTTATAAATAGAATTAGAAATAAAATTGATAGAAATTTTGATAAAAAGCTAATTCATACAATTCGTGGCATGGGATACGCTTTAAAAGAGTGA
- a CDS encoding ATP-binding protein, translated as MNSIKFRLFVYYCAISFVIFGILGVFLYFSLEDIVLKSIDNALMTKAKAIATLLSEDKGINFKFSDEILKEYSKHSKHYFQIIQGSKIVEKSASLNGESLPVVTEIKTVNFKNEPVRIVPFSFKINSKQFTIECAQDIDDKIDLLQTYLGILSIAIVVAIILSAFGGLIVVNAMLKPLKKISLTISKLSESNLSKSHIDENVANELKPLAIAFNKTFARLDNVFNKQKQFVADVSHELKTPLSVILMETEMALRKQRKIDDYINTIDQIKNSALHMKNIIDTLLKLISIENTKLLEKKTCDIKEIIKKSIFLSKQQLDKRNIGLKINGETFFIEADETLITEVFLNLIDNSIKYNKESGIIDINIDASKKIVEIIDSGIGIEKEALDKIFDKFYRADPSRSKTIEGLGLGLSLVKEILDLHKAKIKVESKLNAGTKVTIFF; from the coding sequence GTGAATTCTATAAAATTTAGGCTATTTGTATATTATTGCGCAATATCGTTTGTAATCTTTGGCATACTTGGTGTATTTTTATACTTTAGCCTTGAAGACATAGTATTAAAATCAATAGATAACGCTCTAATGACAAAAGCAAAAGCTATTGCAACACTCCTTAGCGAAGACAAAGGTATTAATTTTAAATTTTCCGATGAAATATTAAAAGAATATTCAAAACATTCAAAACATTATTTTCAAATTATACAAGGTTCAAAAATTGTAGAAAAATCTGCATCGCTTAATGGCGAAAGCCTCCCAGTTGTGACAGAAATTAAAACTGTTAATTTTAAAAATGAACCAGTTCGTATAGTACCTTTTAGCTTCAAAATAAACAGTAAGCAATTTACAATTGAGTGCGCACAAGATATTGATGACAAAATTGACTTGCTTCAAACCTACCTTGGTATCCTTTCTATAGCTATTGTGGTGGCAATAATCTTGAGTGCTTTTGGTGGTTTAATCGTAGTAAATGCCATGTTAAAGCCACTCAAAAAAATATCTTTAACGATAAGCAAACTTTCAGAATCCAACCTATCAAAAAGTCATATTGATGAAAATGTAGCCAATGAGTTAAAACCACTAGCAATAGCGTTTAACAAAACATTTGCAAGATTGGACAATGTTTTTAATAAACAAAAACAATTTGTAGCAGATGTTTCTCATGAATTAAAAACACCTTTAAGTGTAATACTTATGGAAACAGAAATGGCTTTAAGAAAACAGCGAAAGATAGATGATTATATAAATACAATAGATCAAATAAAAAATAGTGCTCTACACATGAAAAATATTATAGATACACTTTTAAAACTAATTTCAATAGAAAATACAAAACTTTTAGAAAAGAAAACTTGCGACATAAAAGAAATAATCAAAAAATCTATCTTTCTTTCAAAACAACAATTGGATAAAAGAAATATTGGTTTAAAAATTAATGGAGAAACTTTTTTTATAGAGGCAGATGAAACTCTTATAACGGAAGTTTTTTTAAATCTAATAGATAATTCAATAAAATATAATAAAGAATCTGGCATTATAGATATCAATATTGATGCATCTAAAAAAATTGTTGAAATAATAGATAGTGGAATTGGTATAGAAAAAGAAGCGCTCGATAAAATTTTTGATAAATTTTATCGAGCGGATCCTTCAAGATCAAAAACAATTGAAGGCTTAGGTCTGGGCCTAAGCCTTGTTAAAGAAATTTTAGATTTACACAAGGCAAAAATTAAAGTCGAAAGTAAGCTAAATGCTGGAACAAAAGTAACGATTTTTTTCTAA